From the genome of Scytonema hofmannii PCC 7110, one region includes:
- a CDS encoding DUF1565 domain-containing protein, with amino-acid sequence MTHQGFNIPQSKTFHIRALPVGLSALLAVTGGFILPEKEVNAGEVPQKVNATMTTAQVPVGSTILYVNPETGQDSSDAGSSEAKAYKTIAYALKQAKAGTVIQLAPGTYSQESGEVFPLAIAPGVTLRGDESTKGQGILIAGSGNFISPTFARQNVAILAQNDSTISGITLTNPESRGTGVWIETSNATVTNSTFTNSVREGVFVTGKANPKIENNVFIQNKGNGISVAKSAQGEVRNNLFQNTGFGVAVSDLASPLITDNQIIQNNGGVVVNGSSKPVLRNNVIQDNRDHGLVVIQNAQPDLGTAENPGKNIIRNNGRKDLKKFFDVLNATTGNTIIAVGNDIDVKRISGKVDFVAATVEAPSGGGIATTFRDVSAGYWAKTYIEALAAKNIIAGFPDGSFKPNEPVTRAQFAAIISKAFAPSAKREISSFNDVSRNFWAYQVIQSAYQGGFVSGYPDKTFKPEQQIPRVQALVSLANGLGLSVDSQNVLSVYSDASQIPNYAAGPIAAATTKQLVVNYPSVKELNPNRQATRAEVAAFVYQALVSRGSLQAIPSPYLVRTP; translated from the coding sequence ATGACACACCAGGGATTTAACATTCCGCAATCAAAAACCTTTCACATTCGTGCTTTACCAGTAGGACTAAGTGCTTTGTTAGCAGTCACTGGTGGATTTATCCTGCCAGAAAAAGAGGTAAATGCAGGGGAAGTGCCTCAAAAAGTGAATGCGACCATGACAACAGCACAAGTACCTGTTGGCTCAACCATTCTTTACGTTAATCCAGAAACGGGTCAAGATAGTTCTGATGCTGGGAGTTCAGAAGCAAAGGCTTACAAAACGATCGCCTATGCTCTCAAGCAAGCTAAAGCAGGGACAGTTATTCAACTAGCTCCCGGTACATACAGTCAAGAAAGTGGAGAAGTCTTTCCACTGGCGATCGCACCGGGCGTAACACTGCGCGGTGACGAATCCACCAAAGGTCAAGGAATATTAATTGCAGGTAGTGGTAATTTTATCAGTCCCACTTTTGCCCGTCAGAATGTAGCAATCCTGGCCCAAAACGATAGTACTATCAGTGGAATAACCTTAACTAATCCAGAAAGCCGTGGTACTGGAGTGTGGATTGAAACATCCAATGCAACAGTCACCAATTCTACTTTTACCAACAGCGTGCGTGAAGGCGTTTTTGTTACCGGTAAAGCTAATCCAAAAATCGAAAATAACGTCTTTATTCAAAACAAAGGCAACGGAATTTCTGTAGCTAAATCTGCTCAAGGAGAGGTTCGCAATAACTTATTCCAGAATACTGGTTTTGGTGTTGCAGTTAGCGATTTAGCATCACCTTTAATTACTGATAACCAGATTATTCAAAATAATGGCGGTGTCGTAGTTAACGGGTCTTCTAAACCAGTACTGCGTAATAATGTTATTCAAGATAACCGAGATCACGGTCTAGTTGTCATTCAAAATGCACAACCAGATTTAGGAACAGCAGAAAATCCTGGTAAGAACATAATCCGTAATAACGGTCGAAAAGACCTTAAAAAGTTCTTTGACGTACTAAATGCAACCACGGGCAACACAATAATTGCTGTTGGTAATGATATCGATGTCAAGCGAATTTCTGGCAAAGTTGACTTTGTTGCAGCCACTGTTGAAGCACCCTCAGGTGGCGGTATTGCAACAACTTTCAGAGATGTGTCAGCAGGTTATTGGGCAAAAACATATATTGAAGCACTAGCCGCTAAAAATATTATTGCTGGTTTCCCCGATGGTTCTTTTAAACCCAATGAACCAGTCACTCGCGCCCAATTTGCTGCCATTATTAGTAAAGCATTTGCACCAAGCGCCAAACGCGAAATCTCTAGTTTCAACGATGTAAGCCGCAATTTTTGGGCTTACCAAGTAATTCAATCTGCTTACCAAGGCGGTTTTGTATCTGGCTATCCTGACAAAACTTTTAAACCAGAACAACAAATTCCGCGAGTACAAGCGCTAGTGTCTTTAGCTAATGGATTGGGATTATCTGTAGATAGCCAAAATGTTTTATCTGTGTACAGTGATGCTTCCCAAATTCCCAATTATGCCGCAGGTCCCATAGCAGCCGCAACTACAAAACAACTAGTCGTTAATTACCCTTCAGTGAAGGAACTCAACCCTAACCGTCAAGCAACTAGAGCAGAAGTTGCAGCTTTTGTTTACCAGGCACTTGTTAGTCGAGGTAGCCTGCAAGCAATACCTTCTCCGTATTTGGTTAGAACTCCATAG
- a CDS encoding SDH family Clp fold serine proteinase, whose protein sequence is MGFGIGDLFWIFLLLSSLQPLWQKRQIEFRRIRTIQEFQQQRKSRVILLIHRQESISFLGIPVSRYITIEDSEQILRAIRLTPPEVPIDLILHTPGGLVLATEQIARALIRHPAKVSVFVPHYAMSGGTMLALAADEIVMDANAVLGPVDPQLGNFPAASILKVVEQKPIGEVDDQTLIMADLSRKAIEQVQRFVRTLLKDSVPTEKIKPENIENIIDALTTGRVTHDYPITAEEATQMGLPITVGLPRVIYDLMDLYPQSQGGRPSVQYIPMPYDNGRPILPTPKGRPLEEPSPSQRI, encoded by the coding sequence ATGGGCTTCGGTATAGGTGATTTATTCTGGATTTTTCTCCTTCTTTCTTCTCTGCAACCCTTGTGGCAGAAACGTCAGATAGAGTTTCGTCGCATCCGCACCATTCAGGAATTTCAACAGCAACGAAAAAGCCGAGTCATATTGCTCATTCATCGCCAAGAATCTATCAGCTTTTTAGGCATTCCCGTATCGCGTTACATTACCATTGAAGATTCGGAACAAATTTTGCGGGCAATTCGCCTGACCCCACCAGAAGTTCCTATTGACTTAATTTTGCATACTCCTGGTGGCTTAGTCTTAGCAACCGAACAAATTGCTAGAGCATTAATTCGCCATCCGGCAAAAGTCAGTGTCTTTGTTCCTCACTATGCTATGAGTGGTGGTACAATGCTTGCCCTAGCTGCTGATGAAATTGTTATGGATGCCAATGCAGTCCTCGGACCAGTGGATCCTCAACTTGGTAACTTTCCAGCAGCTAGCATTCTTAAAGTTGTTGAACAGAAACCGATTGGTGAAGTTGACGACCAGACTCTTATTATGGCTGACCTGTCTCGCAAAGCGATCGAGCAGGTGCAGCGCTTTGTACGGACTTTATTAAAAGACTCAGTTCCCACAGAGAAAATCAAGCCAGAAAACATCGAAAATATTATCGACGCACTGACAACCGGGCGTGTTACCCACGACTATCCTATCACTGCGGAGGAAGCAACACAAATGGGGCTGCCCATTACAGTTGGACTGCCCCGTGTCATATACGATCTCATGGATCTGTATCCTCAATCCCAAGGCGGACGTCCAAGCGTTCAGTACATCCCGATGCCTTACGATAATGGTCGCCCAATTCTTCCTACTCCTAAAGGTAGACCTTTAGAGGAACCCAGCCCAAGTCAAAGAATTTAA
- the infB gene encoding translation initiation factor IF-2 — MNNGKVRIYELSKELNLDNKELLAICDQLNIAVKSHSSTITESEAERIRTQAEKLAATTVPQRKDNGGNSHRINSLQAGSRIRPAAPNNQQILEIRKPKDLINQTSNASEASVATNIKLASSEVNPLSPPKPFATPVSPMKPVAPSKPVPRNQSETAQELVVTDAANKTQDTEKPAEKTTAAKPEKSVAPSQGSKVKPDRPQKPQLTAPPTRPAGEKPNTDDSPQASVSEKPILKRDRDQAKPERDPERDRERERGGKQEQAAKHDHQARPQRERANKPPTGDSTAAPPQKTSRPAPPVRSERGAGKPSAPVPAGADSPRPSRPMRPSADHPAAATLAAPAKQIPGSTKTAGAGEEDDDDVVVAEVIELKRPTPPRQAKGKKWQEEDIDELKEAAKPGKGVTKGKRLKPIVDDEDLLEDDLLDEEGLEIPAAIQVSLSIARPPKPKAARAAQPAVAVVTPVTRGKKSSSSNRAEQQQNRRQTEQKRERPEIVTVIGPMTVQELADALAVADTEIVKILFMKGIAVSITQSLDVPIITQVANELGTEITTAEPEAEARKVTEMIDVEDLEKLQRRPPVVTIMGHVDHGKTTLLDSIRKTKVAAGEAGGITQHIGAYHVDVEHDGKEQQIVFLDTPGHEAFTAMRARGARVTDIAILVVAADDGVRPQTVEAISHAKAAGVPIVVAINKIDKPEAQPDRVKQELTEFALVPEEWGGDTIMVPVSAIKGENLDTLLEMILLVAEIGELSANPDRMARGTVIEAHLDKAKGPVATLLIQNGTLHVGDLLVAGSVFGKVRAMVDDRGARVEAANPSFAVEVLGLSEVPAAGDEFEVFSGEKEARSIAAKRAEKQRQSRLMQGRVTLTSLSAQAQEGELKELNLILKGDVQGSVEAIVGSLRQIPQNEVQIRLLLASAGEITQTDIDLAAASGAVIVGFNTTYASGARHAADEAGVDVREYDIIYKLLEDIQGALEGLLEPELVEEHLGQAEVRAVFPVGRGAVAGCYVQSGKLIRNCKVRVRRNSKVIHDDTLDSLKRMKEDAREVNSGYECGVGIDKYTDWAEGDIIEAYQMVTKRRTLSKTR; from the coding sequence ATGAACAACGGCAAAGTTAGAATTTACGAGTTATCAAAGGAATTGAATTTGGATAATAAAGAGCTATTAGCAATTTGCGACCAGCTCAACATTGCGGTCAAAAGCCATAGCAGTACAATCACAGAGTCAGAAGCAGAGCGCATTCGGACTCAAGCAGAAAAATTAGCGGCTACAACTGTGCCGCAAAGAAAGGATAATGGCGGAAATAGCCATAGAATAAATTCACTACAAGCTGGCTCCCGAATCAGACCTGCTGCACCTAATAATCAACAAATCTTGGAGATACGTAAACCTAAAGACTTGATAAACCAGACGTCAAACGCCTCCGAGGCGTCAGTTGCTACCAACATTAAACTTGCTTCTTCTGAAGTCAATCCTCTATCCCCCCCTAAGCCCTTCGCTACCCCTGTCTCACCCATGAAGCCCGTGGCACCAAGCAAACCTGTACCCCGGAATCAGTCTGAGACCGCTCAAGAACTTGTTGTGACAGACGCGGCTAATAAGACACAAGATACAGAAAAACCGGCGGAAAAAACAACGGCAGCAAAGCCAGAAAAATCAGTTGCACCGTCACAAGGGTCTAAGGTAAAACCGGACAGACCTCAAAAACCGCAGCTGACTGCACCACCTACAAGACCAGCAGGAGAAAAGCCAAATACAGACGATTCTCCCCAAGCCAGTGTTAGCGAAAAGCCAATTCTGAAGCGCGATCGCGACCAAGCCAAACCCGAACGCGATCCCGAACGCGATCGCGAACGCGAACGAGGTGGAAAGCAAGAACAAGCTGCCAAGCACGACCACCAGGCAAGACCGCAAAGAGAAAGAGCAAACAAACCACCAACAGGGGATTCAACAGCAGCACCGCCGCAAAAAACTTCGCGTCCTGCTCCACCTGTGAGATCGGAACGCGGTGCGGGGAAACCGTCTGCACCAGTACCCGCAGGCGCAGATAGTCCGCGACCGAGCAGACCAATGCGTCCGTCTGCTGACCATCCAGCAGCAGCAACATTGGCAGCTCCAGCAAAACAAATCCCAGGCTCAACCAAAACAGCAGGAGCTGGTGAGGAAGACGATGACGACGTAGTTGTAGCTGAAGTTATCGAACTCAAGCGTCCAACACCGCCACGCCAAGCCAAAGGTAAGAAGTGGCAGGAAGAAGACATCGACGAACTCAAAGAAGCGGCTAAACCCGGTAAGGGCGTCACCAAAGGAAAGCGCCTCAAGCCGATTGTTGATGATGAGGACTTGTTAGAAGACGATCTACTTGATGAAGAAGGACTGGAAATACCCGCCGCCATTCAAGTCAGTCTTTCTATTGCCCGTCCACCCAAACCCAAGGCTGCTAGAGCAGCACAACCTGCTGTTGCTGTTGTTACTCCAGTTACTAGAGGGAAAAAATCCAGTAGCAGCAATCGCGCCGAGCAACAACAAAATCGTCGCCAGACAGAGCAAAAGCGGGAGCGACCAGAAATAGTCACAGTCATTGGTCCAATGACGGTACAAGAACTGGCAGACGCTTTAGCAGTTGCTGATACAGAGATTGTAAAAATCCTGTTTATGAAGGGTATAGCAGTCAGCATTACCCAAAGCCTTGATGTTCCCATAATTACGCAGGTTGCTAACGAGTTAGGTACAGAAATTACAACTGCCGAACCCGAAGCCGAAGCCCGTAAAGTCACCGAAATGATCGATGTCGAAGATCTGGAGAAACTCCAGCGACGTCCGCCAGTGGTGACAATTATGGGTCACGTAGACCACGGAAAAACAACCCTGCTCGACTCGATTCGCAAAACAAAGGTTGCTGCCGGTGAAGCGGGTGGTATTACCCAGCATATTGGCGCTTACCACGTAGATGTCGAACACGATGGCAAAGAGCAGCAAATTGTATTTCTCGATACTCCCGGTCACGAAGCATTTACAGCAATGCGGGCAAGAGGAGCACGAGTCACCGACATTGCCATCTTGGTGGTGGCGGCAGATGACGGCGTCCGTCCGCAAACAGTGGAAGCTATCAGCCACGCTAAGGCAGCTGGAGTTCCCATTGTGGTGGCAATTAATAAAATCGACAAACCAGAAGCTCAACCAGACCGGGTGAAGCAAGAATTAACGGAATTCGCTCTAGTTCCAGAAGAATGGGGCGGCGATACCATTATGGTTCCAGTCAGCGCTATCAAAGGTGAAAACCTCGATACGCTGCTTGAAATGATTCTGTTAGTAGCAGAAATCGGAGAACTATCTGCTAACCCAGACCGGATGGCGAGAGGAACTGTCATTGAAGCACATTTGGACAAAGCCAAAGGACCGGTTGCTACCCTGCTGATTCAAAACGGGACATTACACGTGGGCGACCTGTTAGTAGCAGGTTCTGTCTTCGGTAAAGTCCGAGCAATGGTGGATGACAGAGGAGCAAGAGTAGAAGCAGCTAATCCATCCTTTGCTGTTGAGGTACTGGGCTTAAGTGAAGTACCTGCAGCAGGTGACGAGTTCGAGGTCTTCAGCGGCGAAAAAGAAGCACGTTCTATTGCTGCCAAACGCGCCGAAAAACAACGTCAATCCCGCCTCATGCAGGGACGTGTTACCCTCACAAGTCTGTCGGCTCAAGCTCAAGAGGGCGAGTTAAAAGAACTCAACTTGATTTTGAAGGGCGACGTACAGGGTTCAGTGGAAGCTATTGTGGGATCGCTCAGGCAAATTCCACAAAACGAAGTGCAAATTCGTTTGTTGTTAGCGTCTGCAGGTGAAATCACTCAAACGGATATCGACTTGGCAGCAGCCAGTGGAGCCGTTATTGTGGGTTTCAACACAACTTACGCGAGCGGTGCAAGACATGCTGCTGATGAAGCAGGTGTAGATGTACGCGAATATGACATTATCTACAAACTGTTGGAAGATATCCAAGGTGCTTTAGAAGGTCTCTTGGAACCAGAGTTGGTAGAAGAACACCTCGGTCAAGCCGAAGTGCGTGCTGTCTTCCCTGTCGGACGCGGTGCTGTTGCTGGTTGTTACGTACAGTCAGGCAAACTGATTCGGAACTGCAAGGTGCGTGTACGTCGTAATAGCAAGGTGATCCATGACGACACTCTTGACTCCCTCAAGCGGATGAAAGAAGATGCTCGCGAAGTCAATTCTGGTTACGAATGTGGTGTCGGTATAGATAAATATACTGATTGGGCGGAAGGTGATATCATCGAAGCCTACCAGATGGTGACCAAACGTCGTACCCTTTCTAAAACAAGATAG
- a CDS encoding YlxR family protein: MKPNYRRCISCRKVGLKQEFWRIVRVFPSGQVQLDEGMGRSAYICPNQSCVAAALKKNKLGRALHASVPETLYQVLWQRLSQGNNHSSN; encoded by the coding sequence ATGAAACCAAACTACCGACGTTGTATTAGTTGCCGTAAAGTAGGGTTAAAGCAAGAGTTTTGGCGGATTGTCCGCGTGTTTCCTTCAGGACAGGTACAATTAGATGAGGGCATGGGGCGTTCTGCCTATATTTGTCCAAACCAAAGCTGTGTCGCAGCAGCGCTAAAAAAAAATAAATTAGGGCGTGCTCTACACGCATCAGTGCCAGAAACACTGTATCAAGTATTGTGGCAGCGTCTATCCCAAGGAAATAACCACTCATCAAACTGA
- the tnpA gene encoding IS200/IS605 family transposase, producing MAKFSPDEYRHEGNAVSLLNYHFVFIPKRRKKVLVGRIAERLQEIICDVCNENRWKIVAMEIMPDHVHLFINAKPTDNPSLIMNRVKGRASHFLRKEFPELLKLPTLWTPSYFVSTAGNICTETVKRYIAQQRE from the coding sequence ATGGCTAAATTTTCTCCTGACGAGTACAGACACGAAGGGAATGCAGTCTCACTACTCAACTACCATTTCGTTTTCATTCCTAAGCGTAGAAAAAAAGTATTAGTTGGTCGTATAGCTGAAAGACTACAAGAAATTATTTGTGATGTTTGCAACGAAAACCGATGGAAGATTGTGGCAATGGAAATTATGCCTGACCACGTGCATCTATTTATTAATGCTAAACCTACCGACAACCCGTCCTTGATTATGAATCGTGTTAAAGGAAGAGCATCTCATTTCTTGCGTAAAGAGTTTCCTGAATTACTTAAACTCCCTACTTTATGGACTCCCAGCTATTTTGTTTCAACTGCTGGTAATATTTGTACGGAAACCGTGAAGCGGTATATTGCACAACAGAGAGAATAG
- a CDS encoding type II toxin-antitoxin system HicB family antitoxin, translated as MKHIKIIVEKHSDGYIAYPLGIKGIVVGQGDTYEEALADVKSAVHSHIKTFGTEVIEDETLSLEDLPVLEAFVTEIQIP; from the coding sequence ATGAAACACATAAAAATTATTGTAGAAAAACATTCTGATGGTTATATTGCTTATCCCCTTGGCATCAAAGGGATTGTGGTTGGTCAAGGTGATACCTACGAGGAAGCCCTAGCTGATGTTAAATCTGCCGTCCATTCCCATATCAAAACATTTGGGACTGAAGTTATTGAGGATGAAACACTTTCACTAGAGGATTTACCCGTACTAGAAGCTTTTGTCACTGAAATTCAAATACCTTGA
- the rimP gene encoding ribosome maturation factor RimP, with the protein MTHPLVPQIIELATPVAEQIGLEVVGAVFHTNQRPPVLRVDIRNPNQNTGLDDCERMSRALEATLDAAEIIPDAYVLEVSSPGISREIETDREFISFKGFPVIVRTSSPHEGQQEWNGQLIRRDETAVYINQKGRVLEIPRTLIVRVLLDERH; encoded by the coding sequence ATGACTCACCCTTTAGTCCCACAAATTATAGAATTGGCAACACCAGTAGCAGAACAAATTGGTTTAGAAGTTGTTGGAGCCGTGTTTCACACCAACCAACGCCCACCTGTTTTACGGGTAGATATCCGCAATCCCAACCAAAACACAGGGTTGGATGATTGCGAACGGATGAGCCGTGCTTTAGAAGCTACTCTGGATGCGGCAGAAATCATTCCAGATGCCTACGTGTTGGAAGTTTCTAGTCCTGGAATTTCACGAGAAATTGAAACTGACCGGGAATTTATTTCTTTTAAAGGATTTCCTGTCATTGTCCGAACTTCTTCACCTCATGAGGGACAGCAAGAGTGGAATGGTCAGTTGATTCGCCGGGATGAAACAGCAGTTTACATCAACCAAAAAGGTCGCGTACTTGAAATTCCTCGTACCCTAATTGTTAGGGTGCTACTGGATGAACGCCACTGA
- a CDS encoding peptidoglycan-binding domain-containing protein: MWCVFGKSSVSVATACLITTSIVITGTAFAALRYTPQQFRSVLRGLGYNIKVSNAPLTDADTKKVILEFQKGYKLKPADGVAGEKTQDLAGATIGILQGNLNLVVKPNPLLPKNQYYGPRTEAAVKLYQKKVGLQETGIADLALRQRLDQEAKDILKGAAPTPTAEPTPTTEPTPTPSPTSKPKPTRKPTSTPTTSPKPKPTSTPEASPTETPTPEATETPTPTPTPTPTSTPTP; the protein is encoded by the coding sequence ATGTGGTGTGTGTTTGGAAAATCCAGTGTTAGCGTTGCTACAGCGTGTCTGATAACAACTAGCATAGTCATAACAGGCACAGCTTTTGCTGCCCTAAGGTATACACCTCAACAATTCCGTTCTGTGTTAAGGGGTTTAGGCTATAACATTAAGGTATCAAATGCGCCTCTAACAGACGCGGATACCAAAAAAGTCATCCTTGAATTTCAAAAAGGGTATAAATTAAAACCTGCTGATGGAGTAGCAGGAGAGAAAACTCAAGATCTTGCAGGGGCTACTATTGGAATTTTGCAGGGAAACCTGAATTTGGTAGTTAAGCCAAATCCTCTCTTACCAAAAAATCAATATTATGGTCCAAGGACAGAAGCAGCAGTAAAGCTGTATCAAAAAAAAGTTGGTTTGCAAGAAACTGGAATCGCTGATTTAGCACTCAGGCAAAGACTTGACCAAGAGGCAAAGGACATCTTAAAGGGAGCAGCACCGACACCAACAGCCGAACCAACACCTACAACTGAACCGACACCAACACCTTCACCCACATCTAAACCAAAACCGACAAGAAAACCTACTTCCACTCCAACAACTTCACCCAAGCCAAAGCCTACTTCCACACCGGAGGCATCACCTACAGAAACACCAACACCAGAAGCTACAGAAACACCAACACCAACACCAACACCAACACCGACTTCTACACCCACTCCATAA
- a CDS encoding alpha/beta hydrolase, with translation MIYQLFFIFVVSFYLLLHGIPAFAAESVILKYRIFRESLSVAELSTFAQTGKLSGSLSSNLASAGQDPQQVRKYLTEPVKVNLLILDNILNSRVGNAVLDQLSQVIHTPSGKADRQALRSALILSASKDEKITIMEILQNYPTSQVEVDGERLALAHRQLQILQGNLPDFLKF, from the coding sequence ATGATTTACCAACTATTTTTTATTTTTGTTGTCAGCTTCTATCTTTTACTGCATGGCATTCCTGCTTTTGCTGCTGAAAGCGTGATACTGAAGTATCGTATCTTTCGCGAATCACTTTCTGTGGCGGAACTGTCAACATTTGCCCAAACGGGAAAACTGTCTGGTTCACTCTCATCTAATCTGGCTTCTGCAGGACAAGATCCCCAGCAAGTTCGCAAGTATTTGACGGAACCTGTCAAAGTTAACTTATTAATTCTTGATAATATACTCAATAGTCGAGTTGGTAATGCAGTGCTCGACCAACTTAGTCAAGTGATTCACACACCTTCTGGTAAAGCTGACAGACAAGCTTTGCGCTCTGCTTTGATTCTTTCTGCAAGTAAAGATGAAAAGATTACGATAATGGAAATTCTTCAAAATTACCCAACTTCGCAAGTTGAAGTTGATGGCGAGCGCCTTGCACTTGCCCATCGCCAACTTCAAATTTTACAGGGGAATCTCCCAGATTTTCTCAAGTTTTAA
- the nusA gene encoding transcription termination factor NusA has product MVTLPGLKDLIENISRERNLPRVAVQSAIREALLKGYERYRRAQNLERKQFDDDYFDNFDVQLDVEDEGFRVVATKTIVEAVSNSDHEIALQQVQEMGGDEAQLGQEVVLDVTPDQGEFGRMAAMQTKQVLAQKLRDQQRQMVQEEFQELEGEVLQARVLRFERQSVIMAVRSSLGQPEVEAELPKREQLPNDNYRANATFKVHLKKVSQGQQRGPQLLVSRADAGLVVELFANEVPEIEDEVVRIVAVAREANPPSRHVGPRTKIAVDTLDRDVDPVGACIGARGSRIQVVVNELRGEKIDVIRWSPDPATYIANALSPARVDEVRLMDPETRQTHVLVAEDQLSLAIGKEGQNVRLAAKLTGWKIDIKDKAKYDHAGEDAKFVAARAKYAAELAALEAAEQDEFEDELEEELDEDELDEDREELELEEDEDFDNDDEDLDKSDDK; this is encoded by the coding sequence ATGGTTACGTTACCTGGATTAAAAGATTTAATTGAAAATATAAGTCGCGAGCGGAATTTGCCTCGTGTTGCCGTTCAATCAGCCATCAGGGAAGCACTATTAAAAGGTTACGAACGTTATCGTCGCGCTCAAAATTTAGAACGCAAACAGTTTGATGATGATTATTTTGACAATTTTGATGTGCAACTCGACGTGGAAGATGAAGGATTTCGCGTCGTTGCTACAAAAACTATTGTAGAAGCTGTCTCCAATTCTGACCATGAAATTGCCTTACAGCAAGTTCAGGAAATGGGAGGTGATGAAGCACAACTCGGTCAAGAAGTGGTGCTAGATGTAACACCCGACCAAGGAGAATTTGGTCGCATGGCAGCAATGCAAACCAAACAAGTTTTGGCGCAAAAATTACGGGATCAACAGCGCCAGATGGTGCAGGAAGAATTTCAAGAATTAGAAGGAGAGGTACTGCAAGCCAGAGTCCTGCGCTTTGAAAGACAATCAGTCATTATGGCAGTTAGAAGTAGCTTGGGTCAGCCAGAAGTGGAAGCGGAACTACCCAAACGGGAACAATTACCAAATGATAATTACCGAGCAAATGCTACCTTTAAAGTACATCTGAAAAAAGTGTCTCAAGGTCAGCAACGCGGTCCTCAGTTATTAGTTTCTAGAGCTGATGCTGGTTTGGTCGTTGAACTCTTTGCTAATGAAGTTCCAGAAATTGAAGATGAAGTCGTCAGAATTGTGGCTGTAGCCAGAGAAGCAAACCCCCCTTCCCGTCATGTAGGACCCCGAACAAAGATTGCTGTTGATACACTAGATCGCGATGTAGACCCAGTAGGAGCATGTATTGGAGCGCGGGGATCGCGTATTCAAGTTGTTGTTAACGAATTGCGTGGGGAAAAGATAGACGTCATTCGTTGGTCGCCAGATCCCGCAACTTACATTGCTAACGCCTTGAGTCCAGCACGAGTTGATGAAGTCCGCCTGATGGACCCTGAAACCAGGCAAACTCACGTCTTAGTTGCTGAGGATCAATTAAGTTTGGCGATTGGTAAAGAAGGACAAAATGTCCGTTTAGCTGCAAAACTGACGGGTTGGAAAATTGACATCAAAGACAAAGCTAAGTACGATCATGCAGGAGAGGATGCTAAGTTTGTAGCCGCTAGGGCAAAATATGCGGCGGAATTAGCTGCATTAGAGGCGGCTGAGCAAGATGAGTTTGAAGATGAGCTTGAGGAAGAACTCGACGAAGACGAACTTGATGAAGATCGGGAAGAATTAGAACTAGAGGAAGATGAAGATTTTGACAACGATGATGAAGATTTGGACAAAAGCGATGATAAGTAG